One Streptomyces sp. RPA4-2 genomic window carries:
- a CDS encoding ABC transporter family substrate-binding protein, producing MSHDGVGLRAVMRSVAFLTAGALAVPVLTACSADDEEKASPVAAQDIAPAGRNQVTDGGTLRWAVDAVPATLNTFQADADATTSRVAGAVLPSLYRLDRDGRPQLNPDYLESAKVVDEEPKQVVLYKLNQQAVWSDGREIGADDFAAQWRALSGKDSAYWTARNAGYDRIEKIERGKNNLEVRVTFSRPYADWKSLFSPLYPKDVMGAAATFNDGARRKLKVTAGPFALQSVDSKTGEIHLTRNPRWWGRPAKLAEIALVAVPRDQRATALAANKIDMADVDPEEAGRITLAAGTRGSAPMQGPGTPGSTLDPAQVPHPSAAQYTTEQNGLSGFVVRKSLEPAYTQLALNGSEGPLADERVRRAVARALDRDALAQAVLKPLGLPAVPVGSHLALAGQQAYADNSGALGGHDTKEAQALLLDAGWVPGGPVKEEKKDKEKGKAAGPEGKKAAPGAEPDSDDGTYIVGGDDKPAGLDRAKADPAGESERQRTNHSDEQTATRFDGKRYAHHDTRQGGAPGAYAPKGTAAPAGVASGVLAKDGKPLTLRFVLPSGPGSESLSTVADHISRMLERIGIRTETTKVAGDSYFKDHIAAGQYDLALYSWPASAFPATDARPIFAKPVPAADGSLTVEQNYTRVGTDQVDQLFDQAIGTLDEDEERALVRKADARIWAAAGSIPLYQRPQLTAVRPNLANAGSFGFQTPLYEDMGFLKKGAKPSATPSTP from the coding sequence ATGTCCCACGACGGCGTCGGACTGCGCGCGGTGATGCGCTCGGTCGCGTTCCTGACCGCGGGCGCGCTCGCGGTGCCCGTCCTGACCGCGTGCAGCGCGGACGACGAGGAGAAGGCCAGTCCCGTCGCCGCGCAGGACATCGCGCCCGCGGGCCGCAACCAGGTCACGGACGGCGGCACCCTGCGATGGGCCGTCGACGCCGTCCCGGCGACCCTCAACACCTTCCAGGCCGACGCCGACGCCACGACCTCACGGGTCGCCGGTGCCGTGCTGCCCTCCCTGTACCGGCTCGACCGCGACGGCCGCCCGCAGCTGAACCCCGACTACCTGGAATCGGCCAAGGTCGTCGACGAGGAGCCCAAGCAGGTCGTCCTCTACAAGCTCAACCAGCAGGCGGTCTGGAGCGACGGCCGCGAGATCGGCGCCGATGATTTCGCGGCCCAGTGGCGCGCCCTGTCCGGCAAGGACAGCGCGTACTGGACGGCCCGCAACGCCGGGTACGACCGCATCGAGAAGATCGAGCGCGGCAAGAACAACCTGGAGGTCCGGGTCACCTTCAGCCGCCCGTACGCCGACTGGAAGTCGCTGTTCTCGCCGCTGTACCCGAAGGACGTCATGGGCGCCGCGGCCACCTTCAACGACGGCGCCCGCCGCAAGCTGAAGGTCACCGCCGGCCCCTTCGCCCTGCAGAGCGTCGACAGCAAGACCGGTGAGATCCACCTCACCCGCAATCCCCGCTGGTGGGGCCGCCCTGCCAAGCTCGCGGAGATCGCGCTGGTCGCCGTCCCGCGCGACCAGCGGGCCACCGCACTCGCCGCGAACAAGATCGACATGGCCGACGTCGATCCCGAGGAGGCCGGCCGGATCACGCTCGCGGCCGGAACCAGGGGCAGCGCCCCGATGCAGGGCCCGGGTACCCCGGGCAGCACGCTCGACCCCGCCCAGGTGCCGCACCCCTCCGCCGCGCAGTACACCACCGAGCAGAACGGCCTGAGCGGCTTCGTCGTCCGCAAGTCCCTCGAACCCGCGTACACCCAGCTCGCCCTGAACGGCTCCGAGGGCCCCCTCGCCGACGAACGCGTCCGCCGCGCCGTCGCCCGCGCCCTCGACCGCGACGCGCTCGCGCAGGCCGTGCTCAAGCCGCTGGGCCTGCCCGCCGTACCGGTCGGCAGCCACCTCGCGCTCGCCGGCCAGCAGGCGTACGCCGACAACAGCGGCGCGCTCGGCGGTCATGACACCAAGGAGGCGCAGGCGCTGCTCCTGGACGCGGGCTGGGTGCCCGGGGGGCCGGTGAAGGAGGAGAAGAAGGACAAGGAGAAGGGCAAGGCGGCCGGGCCCGAGGGCAAGAAGGCGGCCCCCGGTGCCGAGCCGGACTCCGACGACGGGACGTACATCGTCGGCGGGGACGACAAGCCGGCCGGGCTCGACCGGGCGAAGGCGGACCCGGCCGGCGAGTCCGAGCGGCAGCGGACGAACCACTCGGACGAACAGACGGCCACGCGGTTCGACGGCAAGCGGTACGCCCACCACGACACCCGTCAGGGCGGGGCTCCCGGCGCCTACGCGCCCAAGGGCACGGCCGCCCCCGCGGGGGTGGCGTCCGGTGTGCTCGCCAAGGACGGCAAGCCGCTGACGCTCCGCTTCGTGCTGCCCTCCGGCCCCGGCTCGGAGTCGCTGAGCACCGTCGCCGACCACATCTCGCGGATGCTGGAGCGCATCGGCATCCGTACGGAGACGACCAAGGTCGCCGGCGACAGCTACTTCAAGGACCACATCGCCGCCGGCCAGTACGACCTGGCGCTGTACTCCTGGCCCGCCTCCGCCTTCCCGGCCACCGACGCCCGCCCGATCTTCGCGAAGCCGGTCCCGGCCGCCGACGGCTCCCTCACCGTCGAGCAGAACTACACCCGGGTCGGCACGGACCAGGTCGACCAGTTGTTCGACCAGGCCATCGGCACGCTGGACGAGGACGAGGAGCGGGCCCTGGTCCGCAAGGCCGACGCGCGGATCTGGGCCGCCGCAGGATCGATTCCCCTGTACCAGCGCCCCCAGCTCACCGCCGTCCGCCCGAACCTCGCCAACGCCGGCTCCTTCGGATTCCAGACCCCTCTCTACGAGGACATGGGCTTCCTGAAGAAGGGCGCGAAGCCGTCGGCGACCCCCAGCACCCCCTGA
- the typA gene encoding translational GTPase TypA, giving the protein MATRHDIRNVAIVAHVDHGKTTLVDAMLKQAGAFAAHAAESLDDRMMDSNDLEREKGITILAKNTAVKYHPKDGGEVITINIIDTPGHADFGGEVERGLSMVDAVVLLVDASEGPLPQTRFVLRKALQARLPVILCINKTDRPDSRIDEVVNEAYDLFLDLDADEDQIEFPIVYACARDGVASLTKPADGTVPQDSDSLEPFFSTILSHVPAPEYDEEAPLQAHVTNLDADNFLGRIALLRVEQGELRKGQTVTWIKRDGTMSNVRITELLMTEALTRKPAEKAGPGDICAVAGIPDIMIGETLADPENPIALPLITVDEPAISMTIGTNTSPLVGRGGTGKGAENKAAVKDRKVTARQVKDRLDRELVGNVSLRVLDTERPDAWEVQGRGELALAILVEQMRREGFELTIGKPQVVTQEIDGKVHEPVERMTVDVPEEHMGAVTQLMGVRKGRMDNMSNHGSGWVRMEFVVPSRGLIGFRTEFLTGTRGTGIAHSIHEGHEPWFGVLATRNNGSLVADRAGAVTAFAMTNLQERGVLFTDPGTEVYEGMIVGENSRADDMDVNITKEKKLTNMRSSSADSFEAIVPPRKLSLEQSLEFCRDDECVEVTPESVRIRKVNLDGRERARAASRAKNG; this is encoded by the coding sequence ATGGCCACGCGCCACGACATCCGCAACGTCGCCATCGTCGCCCACGTCGACCATGGCAAGACCACCCTGGTCGACGCCATGCTCAAGCAGGCCGGTGCCTTCGCCGCGCACGCCGCCGAGTCGCTCGACGACCGCATGATGGACTCGAATGACCTGGAGCGTGAGAAGGGCATCACGATCCTGGCCAAGAACACGGCCGTGAAGTACCACCCCAAGGACGGGGGCGAGGTCATCACGATCAACATCATCGACACCCCCGGCCACGCCGACTTCGGCGGCGAGGTCGAGCGCGGCCTGTCGATGGTGGACGCGGTCGTCCTCCTCGTCGACGCCTCCGAGGGTCCGCTGCCGCAGACCCGCTTCGTGCTGCGCAAGGCGCTGCAGGCCCGCCTGCCCGTCATCCTGTGCATCAACAAGACGGACCGGCCCGACTCGCGCATCGACGAGGTCGTGAACGAGGCGTACGACCTCTTCCTCGACCTCGACGCCGACGAGGACCAGATCGAGTTCCCGATCGTCTACGCGTGTGCGCGCGACGGCGTCGCCTCCCTGACCAAGCCCGCGGACGGCACGGTCCCGCAGGACAGCGACAGCCTGGAGCCGTTCTTCTCCACGATCCTGTCGCACGTCCCGGCCCCCGAGTACGACGAGGAGGCCCCGCTCCAGGCGCACGTCACCAACCTGGACGCCGACAACTTCCTCGGCCGTATCGCGCTGCTGCGCGTCGAGCAGGGCGAGCTGCGCAAGGGCCAGACCGTCACGTGGATCAAGCGCGACGGCACGATGTCCAACGTCCGCATCACCGAGCTGCTGATGACCGAGGCGCTCACCCGCAAGCCCGCCGAGAAGGCGGGCCCCGGTGACATCTGCGCCGTCGCCGGTATCCCGGACATCATGATCGGCGAGACCCTCGCCGACCCCGAGAACCCGATCGCGCTGCCGCTCATCACGGTCGACGAGCCGGCGATCTCCATGACCATCGGTACGAACACCTCGCCGCTGGTCGGCCGCGGTGGTACCGGCAAGGGCGCCGAGAACAAGGCCGCGGTCAAGGACCGCAAGGTCACCGCCCGTCAGGTCAAGGACCGCCTCGACCGCGAGCTGGTCGGTAACGTCTCGCTGCGCGTGCTCGACACCGAGCGTCCGGACGCGTGGGAGGTCCAGGGCCGTGGTGAGCTCGCGCTCGCCATCCTGGTCGAGCAGATGCGCCGCGAGGGCTTCGAGCTGACCATCGGCAAGCCGCAGGTGGTCACCCAGGAGATCGACGGCAAGGTCCACGAGCCCGTCGAGCGCATGACGGTCGACGTGCCCGAGGAGCACATGGGCGCGGTCACGCAGCTCATGGGCGTCCGCAAGGGCCGGATGGACAACATGTCCAACCACGGTTCGGGCTGGGTCCGCATGGAGTTCGTCGTCCCCTCCCGCGGCCTCATCGGCTTCCGTACGGAGTTCCTGACCGGCACGCGCGGCACGGGCATCGCCCACTCCATCCACGAGGGTCACGAGCCCTGGTTCGGCGTGCTGGCCACCCGTAACAACGGCTCGCTGGTCGCCGACCGCGCCGGCGCCGTCACCGCGTTCGCGATGACGAACCTCCAGGAGCGCGGCGTGCTGTTCACCGACCCCGGCACCGAGGTGTACGAGGGCATGATCGTCGGCGAGAACTCGCGCGCCGACGACATGGACGTGAACATCACCAAGGAGAAGAAGCTCACGAACATGCGGTCGTCCTCGGCCGACTCGTTCGAGGCGATCGTCCCGCCCCGCAAGCTCTCCCTGGAGCAGTCCCTGGAGTTCTGCCGCGACGACGAGTGCGTCGAGGTGACCCCGGAGTCCGTCCGTATCCGCAAGGTCAACCTGGACGGCCGCGAGCGTGCCCGCGCCGCGAGCCGCGCCAAGAACGGCTGA
- a CDS encoding ABC transporter permease: MTSPIEVEGAEASPEVHEKTSRGDAEQPAALEGRSPGRLMWRRFKRDRSGVISAYVVLFFFLVAALAPLISKLYGKNPYTLYGQDDPTLLNDFNMPAGPNGGITSEYWFGIEPTLGRDVFTQLLYGMRTSLYTALAATAAMVFMGILIGLVGGYFGGKVDYWLGRLTDFLLAFPQQLFMIASMPVITAVFVAPDEETPTYIHALAIIGVLWFLGWMGLARLIRAVTLSLREREFVEAAKVAGASPWRIIRKELLPNLVTPILVQGTYMLPSTILSVAFLSFVGVGYTEPTPDWGRMFAIGSDIYEQDPVYMFFPGIAMVVFVVAFNLLGDSVRDAFDPKTGR; encoded by the coding sequence ATGACGAGTCCTATCGAGGTCGAGGGCGCGGAAGCCTCTCCGGAGGTGCACGAGAAGACCAGCCGCGGCGATGCCGAGCAGCCCGCGGCGCTGGAGGGCAGATCGCCCGGCCGGCTGATGTGGCGCCGCTTCAAGCGTGATCGCAGCGGTGTGATCTCGGCGTACGTCGTGCTGTTCTTCTTCCTGGTCGCCGCCCTCGCTCCGCTGATCTCGAAGCTGTACGGCAAGAATCCCTACACGCTCTACGGGCAGGACGATCCCACGCTCCTGAACGACTTCAACATGCCCGCGGGACCCAACGGCGGCATCACGTCGGAGTACTGGTTCGGGATCGAACCCACCCTAGGGCGCGATGTGTTCACCCAGTTGCTGTACGGCATGCGCACCTCGCTGTACACGGCGCTGGCGGCGACGGCCGCGATGGTGTTCATGGGCATCCTGATCGGCCTGGTCGGCGGGTACTTCGGCGGCAAGGTCGACTACTGGCTCGGCCGGCTCACGGACTTCCTGCTCGCCTTCCCGCAGCAGTTGTTCATGATTGCGTCGATGCCCGTGATCACCGCGGTGTTCGTCGCCCCCGACGAGGAGACGCCGACCTACATCCACGCGCTCGCCATCATCGGCGTGCTGTGGTTCCTCGGGTGGATGGGCCTCGCACGGCTCATCCGGGCGGTCACACTCTCGCTGCGCGAGCGGGAGTTCGTCGAGGCGGCGAAGGTCGCGGGCGCCTCGCCGTGGCGGATCATCCGCAAGGAACTGCTGCCCAACCTCGTCACACCGATCCTGGTGCAGGGCACGTACATGCTGCCCAGCACCATCCTCTCGGTCGCGTTCCTCTCCTTCGTGGGCGTCGGCTACACCGAACCGACCCCCGACTGGGGCCGGATGTTCGCCATCGGCTCGGACATCTACGAGCAGGACCCCGTCTACATGTTCTTCCCGGGCATCGCGATGGTCGTCTTCGTCGTGGCGTTCAACCTCCTCGGCGACTCGGTCCGGGACGCGTTCGATCCCAAGACAGGGCGCTGA
- a CDS encoding ABC transporter substrate-binding protein, which produces MSILSSRRARTAVVAVAAGALALAGCSNADSGGGKDKSKNKEEAAAQSAAVKMGTAQDSTGPAEEVTGARPGGTIQVYEEDDFSHLDPGQIYVSDAGLLSKLIFRGLTTYKEDDKGALTVVGDLATDPGKVSDGGRTWTYTLKDGIKDETGHVIGSADIRHTFERLYDPFITDGPSFIQQWLSGTGTTYRQAYAGPFKGKHLPDTVLATPDDKTVVFHFKDAQPDLPQALAMAGYSVVPEKTDTKAKYDTKPVAVGPYKISEFKAGKSVKLVKNTTWDPKSDPMRHQYVDGFTIDINHDDEDQTKTILADRGDAKNAIMMTGQVATTQVQKVVSDAAAMKRTIQGYAPYVWQMNFNMDRIKDKKIRDAITYAMPSTAVYKADGGAYGGEVANSLMSPTTPGYQKGYDPFDRAKHPNGDIAKAKKLIEEAGAKGKKIVYAYSNIPVRQQQAVLIENALTKIGLDVQKKEVDAATWYEQVGKVDNGYDIYMTGWGQDWSSASTVFPPLYDGKQIQDGASNYSHINDDHVNSEIQRILKITDNAEATKAWTALNQYISEKANPAAPIYYTKTFQIAGTNVGGLRYSTVTSYTDPTRVFLKS; this is translated from the coding sequence ATGAGCATCCTCAGTTCCCGCAGAGCGCGCACCGCCGTCGTCGCGGTCGCGGCAGGCGCCCTGGCACTGGCCGGCTGCAGCAACGCCGACAGTGGCGGCGGCAAGGACAAGAGCAAGAACAAGGAGGAGGCCGCCGCGCAGTCGGCCGCGGTGAAGATGGGCACCGCGCAGGACTCCACGGGCCCCGCCGAGGAGGTCACGGGGGCCCGGCCCGGCGGGACGATCCAGGTGTACGAGGAGGACGACTTCTCGCACCTCGACCCGGGCCAGATATACGTCAGCGACGCCGGCCTGCTCTCCAAGCTCATCTTCCGCGGTCTGACCACGTACAAGGAGGACGACAAGGGCGCCCTCACCGTCGTCGGCGACCTCGCCACCGACCCGGGCAAGGTCTCGGACGGCGGCAGGACCTGGACGTACACGCTGAAGGACGGCATCAAGGACGAGACCGGTCACGTGATCGGCTCGGCCGACATCCGGCACACCTTCGAGCGGCTGTACGACCCCTTCATCACGGACGGTCCGTCGTTCATCCAGCAGTGGCTGTCCGGCACGGGCACCACCTACCGCCAGGCCTACGCGGGTCCGTTCAAGGGCAAGCACCTGCCGGACACCGTCCTCGCGACGCCTGACGACAAGACGGTCGTCTTCCACTTCAAGGACGCGCAGCCCGACCTGCCGCAGGCGCTGGCGATGGCCGGCTACTCGGTCGTGCCCGAGAAGACGGACACCAAGGCGAAGTACGACACCAAGCCGGTCGCCGTCGGCCCGTACAAGATCTCGGAGTTCAAGGCCGGCAAGAGCGTGAAGCTCGTCAAGAACACCACCTGGGACCCGAAGTCGGACCCGATGCGGCACCAGTACGTCGACGGCTTCACCATCGACATCAACCACGACGACGAGGACCAGACCAAGACCATCCTCGCCGACCGCGGTGACGCCAAGAACGCCATCATGATGACCGGTCAGGTCGCCACCACCCAGGTGCAGAAGGTCGTCTCGGACGCCGCCGCGATGAAGCGCACGATCCAGGGCTACGCGCCGTACGTGTGGCAGATGAACTTCAACATGGACCGCATCAAGGACAAGAAGATCCGCGACGCGATCACCTACGCCATGCCGTCCACCGCGGTCTACAAGGCCGACGGCGGCGCGTACGGCGGTGAGGTCGCCAACAGCCTGATGTCGCCGACCACTCCGGGCTACCAGAAGGGCTACGACCCCTTCGACCGGGCCAAGCACCCCAACGGTGACATCGCGAAGGCCAAGAAGCTCATCGAGGAGGCCGGCGCCAAGGGCAAGAAGATCGTCTACGCCTACTCCAACATCCCGGTCCGCCAGCAGCAGGCCGTGCTCATCGAGAACGCGCTCACGAAGATCGGTCTCGACGTCCAGAAGAAGGAGGTCGACGCCGCCACCTGGTACGAGCAGGTCGGCAAGGTCGACAACGGCTACGACATCTACATGACCGGCTGGGGCCAGGACTGGTCCTCCGCCTCCACCGTCTTCCCGCCGCTGTACGACGGCAAGCAGATCCAGGACGGCGCGTCGAACTACTCGCACATCAACGACGACCACGTGAACTCCGAGATCCAGCGGATCCTGAAGATCACGGACAACGCCGAGGCCACCAAGGCGTGGACCGCGCTCAACCAGTACATCAGCGAGAAGGCCAACCCGGCGGCGCCGATCTACTACACCAAGACGTTCCAGATCGCCGGCACCAACGTGGGCGGCCTGCGCTACTCCACGGTGACGAGCTACACCGACCCGACCCGGGTCTTCCTCAAGAGCTGA
- a CDS encoding ABC transporter permease, with the protein MLRFLLRRTFGAVLILLLISAFTFFMYYAIPQDPATLACGKNCTPDALAIIHKNLGLDDPVPVQYWKFLVGIFAGRDFSVGHCPAPCFGVSFRDQQMVWSTIMDRFPLTLSLTIGGLLVFLVVGLGTGLIAARFRGTWLDKAFSSVSLVLSSMQIYFLGPVVLGLFVYSTGWLDKPKYVPLTENPAQWFMGLLIPWLVMSVIFTANYTRMARSTMIEQLQEEHVRAARAKGMTGRYVFFRYAWRGSLIPILTILGMDLSALLGGAVVTEFTFGLAGVGRLAVDSVVGKDLPKLMGVMIFSAAFILLLNVIVDALYAVIDPRVRLS; encoded by the coding sequence ATGCTTCGATTCCTCCTTCGCCGGACGTTCGGCGCCGTGCTCATCCTCCTGCTGATCAGCGCCTTCACCTTCTTCATGTACTACGCGATCCCCCAGGACCCGGCGACGCTCGCGTGCGGCAAGAACTGCACTCCGGACGCGCTCGCGATCATCCACAAGAACCTCGGCCTGGACGATCCGGTGCCGGTGCAGTACTGGAAGTTCCTCGTCGGCATCTTCGCCGGGCGGGACTTCTCGGTGGGCCACTGCCCGGCCCCCTGTTTCGGGGTCTCCTTCCGCGACCAGCAGATGGTCTGGTCCACGATCATGGACCGCTTCCCGCTGACGCTGTCCCTCACCATCGGCGGCCTGCTCGTCTTCCTCGTCGTCGGCCTCGGCACCGGCCTGATCGCCGCCCGCTTCCGCGGGACCTGGCTCGACAAGGCGTTCAGCAGCGTCTCGCTGGTGCTCAGCTCGATGCAGATCTACTTCCTCGGCCCGGTCGTTCTCGGCCTCTTCGTGTACAGCACCGGCTGGCTGGACAAACCCAAGTACGTGCCCCTCACGGAGAATCCCGCGCAGTGGTTCATGGGCCTGCTGATCCCCTGGCTCGTCATGTCCGTGATCTTCACCGCCAACTACACCCGCATGGCGCGCTCGACGATGATCGAGCAGCTCCAGGAGGAACATGTGCGTGCGGCCCGCGCGAAGGGCATGACCGGCCGGTACGTCTTCTTCCGGTACGCCTGGCGCGGCTCGCTCATCCCCATTCTGACGATCCTCGGCATGGACCTCTCGGCCCTGCTCGGCGGTGCCGTCGTCACCGAGTTCACCTTCGGGCTCGCGGGCGTCGGACGGCTCGCCGTGGACTCCGTCGTCGGCAAGGACCTGCCCAAGCTCATGGGCGTGATGATCTTCAGTGCCGCCTTCATCCTCCTGCTCAACGTCATCGTGGACGCGTTGTACGCGGTCATCGATCCGCGAGTGCGGCTGTCCTAG
- a CDS encoding ABC transporter ATP-binding protein, translating into MTTLTKPEDAPAAAGADAFLSVRDLRVRFSTEDGVVKAVDGLSFALERGTTLGIVGESGSGKSVTNLTVLGLHNPATTTIDGEIVLDGKELLTATEAEFERLRGNKMAMIFQDALTALSPYHTVGRQIGEPFRKHTGASRKEARERAIEMLEKVGIPHAGQRVDDYPHQFSGGMRQRVMIAMALVCDPDLLIADEPTTALDVTVQAQILDLLKDLQQEFGSAIIMITHDLGVVADMADDLLVMYAGRAVERGTVREVLKSPQHPYTWGLLASMPRLSADVDEPLTPIPGAPPSLLTPPSGCPFHPRCAFRGEVDGSGRCVDVRPDLPVQGRGAACHLTMDQKTRIFTGTIRPRLG; encoded by the coding sequence GTGACCACACTCACCAAGCCCGAGGACGCCCCGGCCGCCGCCGGAGCCGACGCGTTCCTCTCGGTCCGCGACCTGCGGGTGCGCTTCTCCACCGAGGACGGTGTCGTCAAGGCGGTCGACGGCCTCTCCTTCGCCCTGGAGCGGGGGACGACCCTCGGCATCGTCGGCGAGTCCGGTTCCGGCAAATCCGTCACCAACCTGACCGTCCTCGGTCTGCACAACCCGGCGACGACCACCATCGACGGCGAGATCGTCCTGGACGGCAAGGAACTGCTCACCGCCACCGAGGCCGAGTTCGAGCGACTCCGCGGCAACAAGATGGCGATGATCTTCCAGGACGCGCTGACCGCGCTCTCGCCGTACCACACGGTGGGCCGGCAGATCGGGGAGCCGTTCCGCAAGCACACCGGGGCTTCCAGGAAGGAGGCGCGCGAGCGGGCGATCGAGATGCTGGAGAAGGTCGGCATCCCGCACGCCGGGCAGCGGGTGGACGACTACCCCCACCAGTTCTCCGGGGGGATGCGCCAGCGCGTGATGATCGCGATGGCGCTGGTCTGCGACCCGGACCTGCTGATCGCCGACGAGCCGACGACCGCCCTGGACGTCACCGTGCAGGCGCAGATCCTGGACCTGCTCAAGGACCTCCAGCAGGAGTTCGGCTCCGCGATCATCATGATCACCCATGACCTCGGCGTGGTCGCCGACATGGCGGACGACCTGCTCGTGATGTACGCCGGCCGGGCGGTGGAGCGGGGCACGGTCCGTGAGGTGCTCAAATCCCCGCAACACCCGTACACCTGGGGCCTGCTGGCTTCCATGCCGCGGCTCTCGGCGGACGTCGACGAGCCGCTCACACCGATTCCGGGCGCGCCCCCGTCCCTGCTGACCCCGCCCTCGGGGTGCCCGTTCCACCCGCGGTGCGCCTTCCGGGGCGAGGTCGATGGCTCCGGCCGGTGCGTCGACGTCCGGCCGGACCTGCCCGTGCAAGGGCGGGGCGCGGCCTGTCACCTGACGATGGATCAGAAGACCAGGATCTTCACCGGGACGATCCGGCCCCGGCTGGGCTGA
- a CDS encoding ABC transporter ATP-binding protein — protein sequence MRVRDLRKYFPVKGGFPIRRTVGAVQAVDGVSFDVFPGESLGLVGESGCGKSTTGRLLTRLLEPSAGTIEYRGKDISRSTRRQLAPVRSEIQMIFQDPYASLNPRQTVGTIVSSPMEVNGVHPPGGREKRVRELLETVGLNPEHYNRFPHEFSGGQRQRIGVARALALSPRLIVADEPVSALDVSIQAQVVNLLQEVQREMGIAFVFIAHDLAIVRHFSHRVAVMYLGKIVEIADRTSLYTGPRHPYTHALMSAVPEADVDAEKKERIRLQGDVPSPISPPSGCRFRTRCWKAQDRCAQQEPPLVRLEGNAEGHLTACHFPEEPTIEARAEDIVLDPALAALEEGRS from the coding sequence ATGCGGGTACGCGACCTGAGGAAGTACTTCCCGGTGAAGGGAGGGTTTCCGATCAGGCGCACCGTCGGCGCGGTCCAGGCCGTGGACGGCGTCTCCTTCGACGTCTTCCCCGGCGAAAGCCTGGGACTGGTGGGTGAGTCGGGGTGTGGAAAGTCCACGACGGGACGGCTGTTGACCCGTCTCCTGGAGCCGAGCGCGGGCACGATCGAGTACCGGGGCAAGGACATCAGCCGCTCCACCCGCCGTCAGCTGGCCCCGGTCCGCTCCGAGATCCAGATGATCTTCCAGGACCCGTACGCCTCCCTCAACCCCCGCCAGACGGTCGGCACGATCGTCTCCTCCCCGATGGAGGTCAACGGCGTCCATCCGCCCGGCGGCCGTGAGAAGCGGGTGCGCGAGCTGCTGGAGACGGTGGGTCTCAACCCCGAGCACTACAACCGGTTCCCGCACGAGTTCTCCGGCGGTCAGCGTCAGCGCATCGGCGTGGCACGGGCGCTGGCCCTCTCGCCCAGGCTGATCGTGGCCGACGAACCGGTCTCGGCCCTGGACGTTTCCATCCAGGCGCAGGTGGTCAACCTGCTCCAGGAGGTCCAGCGGGAGATGGGCATCGCGTTCGTCTTCATCGCCCACGACCTCGCGATCGTGCGGCACTTCTCGCATCGCGTCGCGGTCATGTACCTCGGCAAGATCGTCGAGATCGCGGACCGCACCTCGCTGTACACCGGCCCGCGCCACCCCTACACCCACGCGCTGATGTCGGCCGTCCCGGAGGCGGACGTCGACGCCGAGAAGAAGGAACGCATCCGGCTCCAGGGCGACGTGCCTTCCCCCATCTCGCCGCCGTCCGGCTGCCGCTTCCGTACCCGCTGCTGGAAGGCGCAGGACAGGTGTGCCCAGCAGGAACCGCCGCTGGTCCGGCTCGAGGGTAACGCCGAAGGCCATCTGACGGCCTGTCACTTCCCGGAGGAGCCCACCATCGAGGCCCGCGCCGAGGACATCGTCCTCGACCCGGCGCTGGCGGCACTGGAGGAGGGCCGGAGCTGA
- a CDS encoding trans-aconitate 2-methyltransferase: MADRSFSDVPLAALYDTLNPWGPSDDFYLDLVMSARSVLDVGCGTGRLLARAREAGHRGRLCGLDPAAAMLVQARSRAACEWVLGDLACARWEREFDLVVMTGHAFQVLLGDGELRAALAAVRRSLTDGGRFVFETRNPAARAWERWTPESARHVTDAGGEVVRVWHEVETPVAGDRVTFTETFAHPAWERPRVSRSTLRFLRAQALSGFLAAAGFTVAEQYGDWARGPLTPAAPEIITTARPDTARGC; the protein is encoded by the coding sequence ATGGCTGACCGCTCGTTCAGTGACGTCCCGCTCGCCGCCTTGTACGACACGCTCAATCCCTGGGGGCCGAGCGACGACTTCTACCTGGACCTGGTGATGTCCGCGCGATCCGTGCTCGATGTCGGATGCGGGACCGGGCGGCTGCTCGCCAGGGCCCGGGAGGCCGGTCACCGGGGCCGGCTGTGCGGGCTGGACCCCGCCGCGGCCATGCTGGTGCAGGCGCGCAGCCGGGCCGCCTGCGAGTGGGTGCTCGGGGATCTCGCCTGTGCTCGGTGGGAGCGGGAGTTCGACCTCGTCGTGATGACCGGTCACGCGTTCCAGGTGCTGCTGGGCGACGGGGAGTTGCGCGCCGCGCTCGCCGCGGTACGCCGCTCCCTCACCGACGGCGGACGGTTCGTCTTCGAGACGCGCAATCCCGCCGCCCGCGCCTGGGAGCGCTGGACCCCGGAGAGCGCTCGCCACGTCACCGACGCCGGCGGCGAGGTCGTACGCGTGTGGCACGAGGTGGAGACACCGGTGGCCGGGGACCGGGTGACGTTCACCGAGACGTTCGCGCACCCGGCGTGGGAGCGTCCGCGGGTCAGCCGCAGCACGCTGCGGTTCCTGCGGGCGCAGGCCCTGTCCGGTTTCCTCGCGGCGGCGGGGTTCACCGTGGCCGAGCAGTACGGCGACTGGGCGCGGGGGCCGCTCACCCCCGCCGCCCCGGAGATCATCACGACGGCCCGGCCGGACACGGCCCGGGGGTGCTGA